The Chitinispirillales bacterium ANBcel5 genomic interval TTGCGGAGTATTGAAATGATCATGCCCATCTTTGTTATCGTTCTGATCGTATGATTCTATTTCCCAGGGAGTAAACTCGACTCTGGTAAAATGACCATCAGGCAGATCGGTTTTCACCACCCGCATCAGCGGGTCGTAATGAATGATTGAAAAAATTACTAATTACTAATGACCAATTACTAATTATAGAAAAATGGTACAGTCAGGACATAGGTAACACAAATAGGTCAGGACATGGGTAACGGGTATAGAAATATAGTTAATGCTCAACATGTTTGTTCTTTTCCCCTCCCGGGAGAGGAAAAAATATCAAATGTTAACCTTATTGTCAGCCGCCGTAAACCGTTCCGTAGTCAAATCGATCTCGCCAAGCCTCAGGTAATCGAACCACACCTCAATATTGCTCTCATCGATATACTTCAAGCCCACATCCCAGCCCCTTAGCGTTTTACTTACAATAATTTTACAACCCTCTATGCCTATTGAGCCGTCTGTGGTTACCCGTCGGCTCACATATTCATCACCGTACTCCAGCTAGTCCAGGCTACCACTCCATTGCCGGTCGGATTTGCAGTACATCTCTGCTGGCACTTTCATGCCTAACGTTTCGTGGGGGCGTACCTCATTATATTCTTTTTTCCAGATATCAAAAGCTGCCTGATGATGCTGTATATTACCATTAATGCGACCCTGCACCTCCCTTTTAATATCTCTGTGCATTCGTTCGTGACTGCCGTTTTCCTGAGGACTGGCTGGTCGTATGCGATGAAGCCGGATTCCTTGGGCAATCCACCATATGGCCAGTGAACTAAGCCCCAGAAGCGCATGGGACACTGCAAACGGGGGGCCGTTGTCACTGAGGATAACCTTTGGAAGGCCATAACGACAGAAAAGGCTTTCAAACTCGGCTTTGACATGCTCAGTTCGTGTTGACTCCATTGCCTTTACAGAAAGCATATACTTGCTATAATGATCTCTAACGGTCAGCGGTTCACATCTCCCACCGCCAAGAGCCTTCCACCACCCTTTAAAATCAACAGTCCAGACATCATTGGGTTTTTCAATCACCAGGTCTGTCGTGATGCGCTGCTGTGCACTATCAACCTTACGTCTCTTTTTTTGAGTGACTAAACCAGCTTTATCCAAAACCCTCTTAAAACTGCTGTCAGAGGGTGCCTCACCGTATTTGCGCAGGTACAATTGCCGGATTTTGTAGGGGCCCCAGTGGGGATGAGCTGTCTTAAGTTTGATAATTTCACACACAATGTTCTCGTTGAGACCTTTGGGGCTGTTGTGCGGTCGTCTTGATCTATCGTGTAAGCCACCTAATCCTTCTTGAATGAGGCGTTCCCGCCATTTGTAGCCGGTTTTTGTACTAATTCCGTATTCTCGACATAATTCATTGAATACGACATCCCTGCTTAACGACTTCAGCACAAATTCTGTTCTTTGATCCAAAACCTGTAACTCCTTCCACGGCATAGCCAGCCTCCTTTCAAGAGACTAACTAATGTACATATTGTGTTACCTATGTCTTGAACCTAAAGTGTTACCCATGTCTTGAACCTGTACCATGGAAGAGAACATAATCCAAAACAAAAGCTTTGAATTTGCTTTAAGGATTTTAAAGCTTTCCCAGCAGCTTGAGCAAGAACGTCAGTATGTGATCGGAAGACAGATCCTTAAAAGTGGCACATCAATTGGAGCAAATGTTGAAGAAGCTATTGGCGGCCAATCCATACAAGATTTTTTCGCCAAAATAACTAT includes:
- a CDS encoding IS481 family transposase: MPWKELQVLDQRTEFVLKSLSRDVVFNELCREYGISTKTGYKWRERLIQEGLGGLHDRSRRPHNSPKGLNENIVCEIIKLKTAHPHWGPYKIRQLYLRKYGEAPSDSSFKRVLDKAGLVTQKKRRKVDSAQQRITTDLVIEKPNDVWTVDFKGWWKALGGGRCEPLTVRDHYSKYMLSVKAMESTRTEHVKAEFESLFCRYGLPKVILSDNGPPFAVSHALLGLSSLAIWWIAQGIRLHRIRPASPQENGSHERMHRDIKREVQGRINGNIQHHQAAFDIWKKEYNEVRPHETLGMKVPAEMYCKSDRQWSGSLD
- a CDS encoding four helix bundle protein, giving the protein MEENIIQNKSFEFALRILKLSQQLEQERQYVIGRQILKSGTSIGANVEEAIGGQSIQDFFAKITIAYKEARETKYWLRLLKEGNLLQPNIADSLLNDSDELLRILTAIQKTTKCS